From the genome of Hymenobacter sp. PAMC 26628, one region includes:
- a CDS encoding MBL fold metallo-hydrolase encodes MTITFLGTGTSSGVPIIGCSCPVCRSLDHRDQRLRTAVHVAVDGRSLVVDTGPDFRQQMLRARITQLDALLFTHEHKDHTAGLDDIRAFNFRQQREIPIFGEPRVLEQLKKEFAYVFAEHKYPGVPQVSLHPILADDAPFDVHGVAVQPLRARHHKLPVLGFRIGGFCYLTDANHLPAETRALMQGADVIVLNALRREQHVSHFTLAEAVAVLEELRPKRAYLTHISHQLGRHLAVEAELPSWIRLAYDGLQVEV; translated from the coding sequence GTGACCATCACCTTTCTTGGCACCGGCACCTCGTCGGGCGTGCCCATCATTGGCTGCTCGTGCCCGGTGTGCCGCTCGCTCGACCACCGCGACCAGCGCCTGCGCACGGCTGTGCACGTGGCCGTAGACGGCCGCAGCTTGGTAGTGGACACGGGGCCCGATTTCCGGCAGCAGATGTTGCGCGCGCGCATCACGCAGCTCGACGCGTTGCTCTTCACCCACGAGCACAAAGACCATACGGCGGGCCTTGACGACATCCGGGCATTTAACTTCCGCCAGCAGCGGGAAATCCCCATTTTTGGCGAGCCACGCGTGCTGGAGCAGTTGAAGAAAGAATTTGCCTACGTGTTTGCCGAGCACAAATACCCTGGCGTACCCCAGGTCAGCCTACACCCCATTCTGGCCGACGACGCGCCGTTTGACGTGCACGGCGTGGCCGTGCAGCCCCTGCGCGCCCGCCACCACAAGCTGCCCGTGCTGGGCTTCCGCATCGGCGGCTTCTGCTACCTCACCGACGCCAACCACCTGCCCGCCGAAACCCGGGCCCTGATGCAGGGCGCCGACGTCATCGTACTAAACGCGCTGCGGCGCGAGCAACACGTGTCGCACTTCACCCTGGCCGAGGCCGTGGCCGTGTTGGAAGAACTGCGGCCCAAGCGCGCCTACCTCACCCACATCAGCCACCAACTGGGCCGCCACCTGGCCGTGGAAGCCGAGCTACCCTCCTGGATTAGGTTGGCCTACGACGGGCTGCAGGTGGAGGTATAG